One genomic window of Candidatus Kuenenia stuttgartiensis includes the following:
- a CDS encoding Ig-like domain-containing protein — protein MKHNNYRRKHRESRQFLKKPLDIILLVLVLFILIGSGFAPGFTKTMNNVFAGNVPPIANDGAAVTNMNTPVEIDVVANDTDSEGAIDPLLVIIASNPANGVAELNDDGTVTYTPDAGFTGTDSFTYTVLDNEGASSNEAIVTVAVVEGVHVFTAYNDLSWSTGQANTRITLYTTGQNGLLKDYFTGTNTPATLTIAGGYIDYCNILAQGGNANSGTDAYAIFNGPVDSAGLISYSGTNLTFAFAGLDPDLNYEFVLFGNRNNTSYTDRMTTTTISDVVSFTNASTPGADFSGETDPAVTIVNGDNTVNGYVARFTNINLGADGDMLFTVSSPNGQFYANALMLRATQPSDTAYPRVSATSPALNETGVSVNIEKITATFSDAMDADGITTSTFIVSDGIGSAIEGQVDYSSVDMTAIFKPAIPLSYATTYTATITTDVRDIAGNAMLADYTWYFTTEDMFDETSPEVSGTNPVNGATRVSVNIEEITATFNEAMDADTITTSTFLVSDGIGSPIEGQVDYNPVDMTAIFKPANPMSYATKYTATITTDVRDIAGNAMLTDYTCSFTTGIDEYPWGFDACYAFDEGMGEIATDSSGNDMKGTVHGAIWTTGKIGGALDFDGDDYVTIPCMNYDEISVSAWFNKNASGTNVIFGGFRYYDDVQCQEGFDLYFNSGTPNRLRFVVVTRNTSGTRTVKDATKDFTDSNGSWYHVVGTYNKTTGKQKLYVDGQLVNTQTHPSGNVIVPLTERNYMAIGARYNDWGFFSGSIDDVRIYNYALDEGEVLALLSEKVCIKEGDEWHYFKGVQEPPDEWKHSVFDDSGWQSGPSYFGYGREGITTNLEDMQGNYLTVYVRKDFTVNDPDAVTKMTLFIECDGPFIAYLNGIPIISNPFGLPGELLDVSGFIEELFPGENILAVEGSNDDINSDSFSFTPYFELTERLDK, from the coding sequence ATGAAGCATAACAACTATCGCAGAAAACATAGGGAGTCAAGACAATTCCTCAAAAAACCCTTAGATATTATTTTACTTGTCTTGGTTTTATTCATTCTAATTGGCAGTGGATTTGCGCCTGGTTTTACTAAAACAATGAATAATGTTTTTGCTGGCAACGTACCACCTATTGCTAATGATGGTGCGGCTGTAACGAATATGAATACCCCGGTTGAGATAGATGTTGTTGCCAATGATACTGATTCTGAAGGTGCTATTGATCCGCTCTTGGTGATAATCGCAAGTAATCCTGCCAATGGTGTAGCGGAATTAAATGATGATGGCACAGTGACCTATACGCCGGATGCAGGGTTTACGGGGACAGATAGTTTTACCTATACAGTGCTGGATAACGAGGGGGCCTCATCCAATGAGGCAATCGTGACGGTAGCGGTCGTTGAGGGGGTTCATGTATTTACTGCTTACAATGACCTTTCATGGTCTACAGGGCAGGCGAATACCAGGATCACGCTTTACACAACAGGGCAAAACGGGTTGCTGAAGGATTACTTTACCGGTACGAATACCCCGGCCACCCTAACTATTGCTGGAGGATACATAGATTACTGCAATATACTGGCTCAAGGCGGTAATGCAAACAGCGGAACCGATGCATATGCGATTTTCAACGGCCCTGTGGATAGTGCGGGGCTTATCAGTTACAGCGGAACAAATCTTACCTTTGCCTTTGCCGGTCTTGATCCGGATTTGAACTATGAATTTGTTCTTTTCGGTAACCGCAATAATACCTCCTATACCGACCGGATGACGACAACCACCATCTCGGATGTTGTGTCCTTTACAAACGCAAGCACACCAGGCGCTGATTTTTCAGGAGAAACAGATCCAGCGGTAACAATAGTAAATGGCGATAATACCGTCAATGGGTACGTTGCACGTTTCACCAACATCAACCTTGGTGCTGACGGTGATATGCTGTTCACCGTTTCGTCTCCAAACGGCCAGTTTTATGCTAATGCGCTGATGCTGAGGGCCACTCAGCCATCCGACACGGCATACCCGAGGGTAAGCGCAACGAGTCCTGCCCTGAATGAGACCGGGGTATCAGTAAATATCGAAAAGATAACGGCTACATTTAGCGATGCAATGGACGCAGACGGCATAACAACATCTACCTTTATTGTAAGTGACGGGATTGGCAGTGCCATAGAGGGTCAAGTAGACTACAGCTCTGTCGATATGACGGCTATTTTTAAACCGGCAATTCCTCTGTCATATGCCACGACATACACGGCAACGATAACTACGGATGTAAGAGACATTGCGGGCAATGCGATGCTTGCTGATTACACATGGTACTTTACGACAGAAGATATGTTTGATGAGACGTCACCGGAGGTAAGCGGTACGAATCCGGTTAATGGTGCGACCAGGGTGTCTGTAAATATTGAGGAGATAACGGCTACATTTAACGAGGCAATGGACGCAGACACCATAACAACATCTACCTTTCTTGTAAGTGACGGGATTGGCAGTCCCATAGAGGGCCAAGTAGACTACAACCCTGTCGATATGACGGCTATTTTTAAACCGGCAAATCCTATGTCATATGCTACGAAGTACACGGCAACGATAACCACAGATGTAAGGGATATTGCAGGTAATGCGATGCTTACTGATTACACCTGTAGTTTTACTACTGGTATCGACGAATATCCGTGGGGTTTTGACGCTTGCTATGCATTTGATGAAGGGATGGGAGAGATTGCAACTGATTCTTCCGGGAATGACATGAAAGGCACAGTTCATGGCGCTATATGGACAACCGGGAAAATCGGTGGTGCATTGGATTTTGACGGGGATGATTATGTAACAATTCCTTGCATGAATTATGACGAGATTTCAGTATCTGCATGGTTCAATAAAAACGCATCTGGCACCAACGTTATATTTGGTGGTTTTCGATATTATGACGATGTTCAATGTCAGGAAGGATTTGACTTGTATTTTAATTCGGGTACGCCCAATAGACTCAGGTTTGTTGTGGTCACAAGGAATACAAGCGGGACAAGGACCGTAAAAGATGCAACAAAGGATTTTACCGATTCGAATGGGAGTTGGTATCATGTTGTTGGTACATACAACAAGACTACGGGAAAACAGAAGTTATATGTGGATGGGCAGTTGGTGAATACACAAACGCATCCATCGGGGAATGTGATAGTACCATTAACGGAACGGAATTATATGGCCATAGGAGCAAGATATAACGATTGGGGTTTTTTCAGTGGAAGTATAGACGACGTTCGTATCTACAATTATGCATTAGATGAAGGGGAGGTGCTGGCCTTGTTGTCCGAAAAAGTATGTATCAAGGAAGGTGATGAATGGCACTATTTTAAAGGAGTACAAGAACCTCCGGATGAATGGAAACACAGTGTATTTGATGATAGCGGATGGCAGAGTGGACCTTCATATTTTGGATATGGACGGGAGGGGATTACGACCAATCTGGAAGATATGCAGGGCAATTATTTAACTGTTTATGTACGCAAGGATTTTACAGTCAATGACCCAGATGCAGTTACAAAAATGACACTATTCATTGAGTGTGATGGTCCGTTCATTGCGTATCTTAATGGCATACCAATTATCTCAAACCCGTTTGGTTTACCCGGTGAACTGTTAGATGTAAGCGGATTTATAGAAGAACTGTTTCCCGGTGAAAATATATTGGCTGTTGAAGGTAGCAATGATGATATAAACAGTGATAGTTTTTCTTTTACGCCGTATTTCGAATTAACGGAAAGGTTGGACAAATAA
- a CDS encoding glycosyltransferase: MARIMIRKHLHIIPHRRDDYTKAIDSLKLYEYFACGKPVVATDIPVIREHGHVVYIAKDGDDFVQKLEEALVSFTPASGALQRSIAMQNTWDKRVEQSFFLIQAALHKL, from the coding sequence ATGGCCCGTATCATGATCCGGAAACACCTGCACATAATACCGCACCGTCGGGATGACTATACAAAGGCCATTGATTCACTCAAGCTCTATGAATATTTCGCCTGCGGGAAACCAGTTGTAGCCACTGATATTCCAGTCATACGTGAACACGGTCATGTAGTTTATATAGCTAAAGATGGAGATGACTTTGTTCAAAAATTGGAAGAAGCGCTGGTATCCTTTACTCCCGCAAGCGGTGCACTGCAACGATCCATAGCTATGCAAAATACCTGGGACAAAAGAGTTGAGCAATCGTTTTTCTTGATTCAGGCCGCATTGCACAAATTATGA
- a CDS encoding glycosyltransferase family 2 protein yields MNTKTLVSICSPVYNGEDHIEDCIKGVLTQTYENFEYIIVDNASTDNTPSIIEKYRKKDSRIRVYRNEKTVCMDDNFNICAGYCSDNSKWIKYALADDYLFPDCVEKMVKVGEMDEQIGIVSAYRIAGRYVTSMGLPIEQNVFNGAEILKQQILLKLHVADGSPNTVMYKKSVFFEFNGFNSKYNQSDVELVFKLLDKYKFGFVHYVLTKSGRDKKGGFYYLVKHGFHILEYLDFGYKNLSNYKSISFDKDEMDYLKMYYARAIVSFLITKCAYFEWEDIKRMLGNIPEDIKKEVKKTFVRDFPKHIIKYFVSLLRRIKSYLRDKKRFEQFT; encoded by the coding sequence TTGAACACTAAAACATTAGTCAGTATTTGCAGTCCTGTGTATAACGGAGAGGATCACATCGAAGATTGCATTAAAGGCGTACTTACTCAGACCTATGAGAATTTTGAATATATCATCGTAGATAATGCTTCTACTGATAACACCCCATCCATTATAGAAAAATACAGAAAGAAAGACTCCCGCATCAGGGTTTACCGGAATGAAAAGACAGTATGTATGGATGATAACTTTAATATATGCGCCGGTTACTGTTCGGACAATTCCAAATGGATAAAGTATGCATTGGCTGATGATTATTTATTTCCGGATTGTGTTGAAAAAATGGTCAAAGTCGGTGAGATGGATGAGCAGATTGGTATTGTATCCGCATATCGTATAGCTGGCCGTTATGTAACAAGCATGGGCTTACCGATTGAACAGAATGTTTTTAACGGCGCTGAGATACTGAAACAGCAAATCCTGTTGAAATTGCATGTTGCCGACGGCTCCCCAAATACTGTCATGTATAAAAAAAGTGTGTTTTTTGAGTTCAATGGATTTAACAGCAAATATAACCAGAGTGATGTGGAATTAGTATTTAAACTACTGGATAAATACAAGTTTGGTTTTGTTCATTATGTTCTGACAAAATCGGGGAGAGATAAAAAAGGCGGATTTTATTATTTGGTTAAGCATGGATTTCATATATTGGAGTATTTAGATTTTGGATATAAAAATCTAAGTAATTATAAAAGTATCAGTTTTGACAAGGACGAGATGGATTATCTAAAAATGTATTATGCTCGTGCAATCGTGAGTTTTTTGATAACTAAGTGTGCTTATTTTGAATGGGAAGACATAAAACGAATGTTGGGAAATATCCCGGAGGATATTAAGAAAGAGGTAAAGAAAACCTTCGTCAGAGATTTTCCAAAACATATCATAAAATATTTTGTGTCACTGTTAAGGCGTATTAAGAGCTATTTAAGAGATAAAAAAAGATTTGAGCAATTTACATAA
- a CDS encoding phosphotransferase family protein, producing MGERVHSEDSSLIFLVLTHGDFCPANMLNTRHGLKVIDWESATFRSALFDFYSYFFFRTLHQKLPLDKLSAEIETALPYLITKLDAITPAVSGSLKSFERIYRWFFYIERIFMLVVRERYDTKLDIMDTILSYIEVFNSYEEIYAENAEKMQK from the coding sequence ATGGGTGAGCGTGTGCATTCCGAAGATAGTTCACTCATTTTTCTTGTGCTTACCCATGGAGATTTCTGCCCAGCTAATATGCTGAATACAAGACATGGATTAAAAGTCATCGATTGGGAAAGTGCAACTTTCCGGTCTGCCTTATTTGATTTTTACAGTTACTTTTTTTTCCGTACCCTTCATCAGAAACTTCCACTTGACAAATTAAGCGCAGAGATAGAAACAGCACTTCCATATCTTATTACCAAATTAGATGCTATAACTCCCGCCGTTTCCGGGAGCCTGAAATCTTTTGAGAGGATTTATCGCTGGTTTTTTTATATTGAGCGGATCTTTATGCTTGTAGTACGTGAGAGATATGACACAAAGCTTGATATCATGGATACTATTCTAAGCTATATTGAAGTATTTAATTCTTACGAAGAGATATATGCAGAGAACGCTGAGAAAATGCAGAAATGA
- a CDS encoding ABC transporter ATP-binding protein, with translation MQDKNIVIKVENISKCYRIGLKENMHDSFAKSIFSFIKSPLENYRKYRSLYRFNDLNRENDSSDIIWAVKNVSFEVRQGEIVGIIGLNGAGKSTLLKILSKITEPTGGRAEIQGRISSLLEVGTGFHPELTGRENVYLNGTILGMRKKELDRKFDEIVDFSGIEKFIDTPIKRYSSGMKVRLAFAVAAHIEPEVLLIDEVLAVGDIQFQKKCLNKMEEIGKHGRTILFVSHNMAAVTRICPRTILINKGGILHDGPSHEVISHYMGSEKGTRAERTWQPEEAPGDEVVRLYSVRVLSESGCVSEAIDIGQPVTIEMVYEVFRHGFNMFSYFHLINEEGIELFISFENDPEWRNRPRLSGRYVTHAQIPGNLLGEGIFYITPTLRTLNPNIRRFKVPDAAAFQVVDSIDGNLSRGDYYGGNVGGVIRPLLKWKTQYHSESAKSVLATLSK, from the coding sequence ATGCAAGACAAAAACATAGTAATAAAAGTTGAAAATATCAGTAAGTGTTATCGGATCGGGCTAAAAGAGAATATGCACGACAGTTTTGCAAAGAGCATATTCAGCTTTATAAAAAGCCCTCTGGAAAATTACCGGAAATATCGTTCCCTCTACAGATTTAATGACCTGAACCGTGAGAATGACAGTTCTGATATAATTTGGGCGGTAAAGAATGTTTCTTTTGAAGTCAGGCAGGGCGAAATTGTTGGCATAATAGGACTAAATGGTGCGGGGAAATCAACGCTTCTCAAAATACTTTCTAAGATTACCGAACCGACTGGTGGAAGAGCGGAAATTCAAGGCAGAATATCAAGCCTTCTTGAGGTTGGAACAGGATTTCATCCGGAACTCACCGGGAGAGAAAATGTTTATCTTAACGGTACGATACTTGGCATGAGAAAAAAAGAATTGGATCGCAAGTTTGATGAAATCGTTGATTTCTCAGGCATTGAAAAATTCATTGATACCCCAATAAAGAGGTATTCCAGCGGTATGAAGGTCAGACTTGCCTTTGCCGTAGCAGCCCACATTGAACCTGAAGTACTTCTTATTGATGAAGTTCTGGCAGTTGGGGACATTCAGTTTCAAAAAAAATGCCTAAATAAAATGGAAGAGATCGGGAAGCACGGAAGAACCATCCTTTTTGTTTCGCATAATATGGCTGCTGTTACAAGAATATGTCCTCGTACCATTTTAATCAATAAAGGCGGTATCTTGCATGATGGACCGTCTCATGAGGTTATTAGTCATTATATGGGATCAGAAAAAGGAACGAGGGCAGAGCGAACCTGGCAACCTGAAGAAGCTCCAGGTGATGAAGTGGTGCGTTTATACTCTGTACGGGTTCTTTCAGAAAGTGGTTGCGTATCAGAAGCAATTGACATAGGACAACCGGTTACTATTGAGATGGTATACGAAGTGTTTCGGCATGGATTTAATATGTTTTCATATTTTCACCTGATTAACGAAGAAGGAATTGAATTGTTTATATCTTTTGAAAATGATCCCGAGTGGCGAAATCGTCCTCGCTTGTCGGGACGATATGTGACTCATGCACAGATTCCCGGGAATCTTCTGGGAGAAGGAATTTTTTATATTACACCAACTCTAAGAACTTTAAATCCAAATATCCGCCGCTTTAAGGTGCCTGATGCGGCAGCTTTTCAGGTTGTTGACAGTATCGATGGCAATTTATCACGTGGGGATTATTATGGCGGGAATGTCGGAGGAGTCATAAGGCCGCTACTGAAGTGGAAGACACAATATCATTCAGAGAGCGCTAAGTCTGTTTTAGCAACCTTGTCTAAATAA
- a CDS encoding ABC transporter permease, with protein MLNASNTKLTVIKPKKGWQILNLKEFIEYRDLFYFLAWRDIKIMYAQTILGLFWAILKPGMQIIVFSIIFGKIANVSTEGIPYFLFSTVAIIPWTYMSQAMQESSQSLVSGQQMLGKVYIPRLIFPLVPILSRLIDFAISIVIVLAVMFYYNVPATLNLLFVPLFILLMASIPAAIGLWLSSLAIRFRDIKHAIPFLLQLLIYTAPIVYSASTIPEKYRIIYSFNPIVGVIEGFRASLLGTPLPWPFIWPGIITAIFLVLSGAYYFRRMERIIVDVI; from the coding sequence ATGTTGAACGCAAGCAACACCAAGTTGACTGTTATTAAGCCGAAAAAGGGCTGGCAAATATTGAATCTGAAGGAATTTATTGAATACAGAGACCTGTTTTATTTTCTTGCCTGGAGAGATATCAAGATTATGTATGCTCAGACAATTCTGGGATTATTCTGGGCCATACTCAAACCGGGCATGCAAATTATTGTTTTTAGCATCATATTTGGGAAAATTGCCAACGTGTCAACAGAGGGTATACCATATTTTCTCTTTTCAACTGTGGCAATTATTCCCTGGACGTATATGTCACAGGCGATGCAGGAATCCAGTCAGAGTCTGGTGTCAGGGCAGCAAATGCTGGGTAAAGTTTATATTCCAAGACTGATATTCCCCCTTGTGCCAATACTATCAAGACTTATTGACTTCGCAATATCCATAGTAATTGTACTGGCAGTTATGTTTTATTATAATGTTCCGGCTACCCTCAATCTTCTTTTTGTGCCGTTATTTATACTCCTTATGGCATCAATTCCTGCGGCTATAGGACTTTGGCTTTCTTCACTTGCTATAAGGTTTCGTGATATTAAGCATGCAATACCTTTTCTGCTGCAACTACTGATCTATACGGCGCCTATTGTTTATTCAGCATCCACCATTCCGGAAAAATATCGTATTATTTATTCTTTTAACCCTATAGTAGGCGTGATCGAAGGTTTCAGGGCGAGCCTGCTTGGTACGCCGTTGCCCTGGCCATTCATATGGCCTGGAATAATCACGGCCATTTTTCTGGTTTTGAGCGGTGCATACTACTTCAGACGTATGGAGAGAATTATTGTAGATGTAATTTGA
- a CDS encoding sugar phosphate nucleotidyltransferase: MRTKRDIVGLIPAGGKASRISPLPCSKELYPIGFRYVENNNARRPKVVSHYILEKMRMANITKAYIILREGKWDIPTYYGDGKLLDMHLAYLMMGLPYGVPYTLDQAYPFVQDALVALGFPDIIFQPDNAYVRVLDKQAETGSDIVLGLFPTDRPHKNDMVELDTNSQIRALHIKPENTQLTYTWQIAVWTPAFTDYMHNYVSGRKESDNLGYKKELFVGDVIQAAIENKIRIDSVLFKEGNCLDIGTPEDLMKALYVNLAKENQGDQGIC, from the coding sequence ATGAGAACTAAAAGAGATATTGTTGGTCTTATACCTGCTGGTGGCAAAGCCTCCAGGATTTCCCCATTGCCCTGCAGCAAGGAATTGTATCCTATCGGCTTTCGTTATGTAGAAAATAATAATGCCCGGCGTCCAAAAGTTGTCAGTCATTATATTTTAGAGAAGATGCGAATGGCCAACATCACGAAGGCGTATATTATATTACGTGAAGGGAAGTGGGATATCCCCACTTATTATGGTGATGGTAAATTGCTGGATATGCACCTTGCATATTTGATGATGGGTTTACCTTACGGAGTACCTTATACATTGGATCAGGCATATCCCTTTGTGCAGGATGCCCTCGTTGCTTTAGGATTCCCTGATATAATATTTCAACCGGACAATGCATATGTGCGCGTACTTGACAAACAGGCAGAGACAGGTTCTGACATAGTGCTTGGGCTTTTTCCCACTGATCGTCCTCATAAAAACGATATGGTAGAACTCGATACTAATAGCCAGATTCGCGCGCTTCATATAAAACCGGAAAATACTCAACTGACTTATACATGGCAGATTGCCGTATGGACACCGGCTTTTACAGATTACATGCATAATTATGTATCAGGCAGAAAAGAGAGCGATAATTTAGGATATAAAAAAGAATTGTTTGTAGGAGATGTTATTCAGGCCGCTATAGAGAATAAGATACGGATTGATTCTGTACTTTTCAAAGAGGGTAATTGTCTGGACATTGGTACACCCGAAGATTTGATGAAGGCTTTATATGTAAACTTAGCAAAAGAGAATCAAGGAGATCAAGGGATATGTTGA
- a CDS encoding class I SAM-dependent methyltransferase — MNPVNNVLSLFGLRLSKYKKEPLKLRNEIREAMEKCDRDFEQVKRNNRGFRVLKDFRYQGGEHPTFISNVHCDFAAYHLYKTKPSKVLDIGSWRLFIIGMLAHSDVTTIDFRKRESMLKNETIITCDARSLDLPDKSFDAVISLGAFTHFGLGRYGDEFDLDADVKAFNEMKRVLKPGGFLIFNTLIARSEPTILFNRCRVYNLELIRGFCNNLESVDEKFASHQTKKYCSFDEITSDPKYFDSYLGCWRKK, encoded by the coding sequence ATGAATCCCGTTAACAACGTTTTATCCTTATTTGGTCTCCGATTGAGCAAGTATAAGAAAGAACCTCTTAAGTTAAGAAATGAAATAAGGGAAGCCATGGAAAAATGTGATCGCGACTTTGAACAAGTGAAGAGAAATAACAGGGGTTTTCGCGTTTTAAAGGATTTCCGTTATCAGGGCGGAGAACATCCGACGTTTATCAGCAATGTTCATTGTGATTTTGCTGCCTATCACTTATACAAAACAAAACCGTCAAAGGTGTTGGATATTGGTTCATGGAGATTATTCATTATAGGAATGTTGGCTCATTCCGACGTAACGACTATCGATTTCCGTAAAAGAGAGTCGATGTTGAAAAATGAGACAATTATAACATGTGATGCACGATCACTCGATTTACCGGATAAATCATTTGATGCGGTTATATCTTTGGGCGCATTTACTCATTTTGGTTTGGGAAGATATGGGGACGAATTTGATTTAGACGCCGATGTCAAAGCATTTAATGAGATGAAAAGGGTACTTAAACCCGGCGGATTTTTGATCTTTAACACATTAATTGCCAGAAGTGAGCCAACCATTTTATTCAACAGATGCAGAGTTTACAATCTCGAGTTGATCAGAGGTTTTTGTAATAATTTAGAATCTGTTGATGAGAAATTTGCCAGTCATCAGACAAAAAAGTATTGTTCCTTTGATGAGATTACAAGTGATCCAAAATATTTTGATAGCTATTTGGGGTGCTGGAGAAAAAAATAA
- a CDS encoding DUF4910 domain-containing protein: MNIADLEKSLSSDYLKNEMVGLMARLYPICRSITGKGFRESLNIIDDYVSLSVVEVPTGTDVYDWKVPKEWNIKDAYVKNSKGKRVIDFQKSNLHVVGYSVPIHKTVSLSELKQHLITLPEHPDWIPYRTSYYKEHWGFCMSYNEMMQLEEDDYEVHIDSELKEGHLTYGECYLKGQTSKEILLSCHACHPSLCNDNVSGMVLVALLGKYLRSINNYYSIRIIIIPATIGAITWLAMNEGCVTKIKHGLVVSCVGDPGKTTYKRSRIGNAEIDRAVEHVLKHSGDEYHIMNFSPYGYDERQFCSPGFNLPVGSLQRTPYGRYPEYHTSADNCDFVRPEYLYDSFKKYLSVINVLENNRTYLNTNPKCEPQLGKRGLYDSVGGQSDKIIDQMAILWVLNYSDGTHTLLDIAEKSGMEFCLVSDAANALIKNRLIVASEETR, encoded by the coding sequence ATGAATATTGCAGACCTTGAGAAATCATTAAGTTCAGATTACCTAAAAAATGAAATGGTCGGGTTAATGGCGAGGTTATATCCTATATGCCGGAGTATTACGGGTAAAGGATTTAGGGAATCATTAAACATTATTGACGATTACGTATCTCTGTCTGTTGTAGAGGTGCCAACAGGGACTGATGTCTATGATTGGAAAGTGCCTAAGGAATGGAACATAAAGGACGCATATGTTAAAAATTCAAAAGGAAAACGCGTTATCGATTTTCAAAAGTCAAATCTTCATGTTGTGGGTTATAGTGTTCCTATACACAAAACAGTGTCCCTTTCAGAATTAAAACAGCATTTGATTACCTTACCCGAACATCCCGACTGGATTCCCTATCGCACGTCTTACTACAAGGAACATTGGGGCTTCTGTATGAGTTACAATGAAATGATGCAGCTTGAAGAAGACGATTATGAAGTACATATCGACTCTGAACTGAAAGAGGGGCATTTAACATACGGCGAATGTTACCTGAAGGGACAGACTTCAAAGGAAATCTTATTATCATGCCATGCATGTCATCCTTCTCTCTGCAATGACAACGTTTCGGGGATGGTATTAGTCGCACTGCTGGGGAAATACCTTCGTTCGATAAACAATTATTATTCGATCAGAATTATTATCATTCCGGCAACAATCGGGGCTATCACATGGCTGGCCATGAATGAAGGGTGTGTAACAAAAATTAAGCATGGACTTGTAGTCTCATGCGTAGGAGATCCCGGAAAAACTACTTACAAAAGATCACGAATCGGCAATGCCGAGATCGACAGGGCAGTTGAACATGTACTGAAACATTCTGGTGATGAGTATCATATAATGAATTTTTCACCGTATGGTTATGATGAGAGGCAGTTTTGTTCACCCGGATTTAATTTACCCGTAGGGTCCCTTCAAAGGACACCGTATGGCAGGTATCCTGAATATCACACTTCTGCTGATAATTGTGATTTTGTTCGCCCTGAATATCTTTATGATTCTTTTAAGAAATATCTTTCAGTTATAAATGTCCTGGAGAATAACAGGACATATCTTAATACTAATCCAAAGTGTGAACCACAACTGGGTAAAAGGGGGCTTTATGATTCAGTAGGGGGGCAAAGCGATAAAATAATAGATCAGATGGCAATTCTATGGGTGCTGAACTATTCAGATGGTACTCATACCTTATTGGACATAGCCGAAAAATCAGGCATGGAGTTCTGCTTAGTCAGTGATGCTGCCAATGCACTTATAAAAAACCGATTGATTGTAGCGAGTGAAGAAACACGATAG